Genomic DNA from Microbacterium sp. NC79:
GCCGATTCTGGTGGCGGTGATGTGGCTGCAAGATTTCCCGACCGGCATCACGCTGCTGATCACGCTGCCACTCATTCCGCTGTTCATGATCCTAATCGGCCTTGCGACTCGCACCGTGCAGGAAAAGCAGTGGAACACGCTACAGAAGCTCGCAGTGCGCTTCGCTGACACCGTGCAGGGCCTCGCCACACTGCGAATCTTCGGCCGTGCTGAACGCGCCGCTGCCTCCGTCGAACGTTCCAGCAACGAGTACCGCGTCGCCACGATGAAGGTGCTGCGCGTCACGTTCCTCTCCGGCTTCGCGCTCGAGCTACTCTCCTCGCTGGCCGTCGCGCTGATCGCCGTGTCGGTGGGCCTGCGCCTGCTCAGCGGCGATCTCGAACTCAGCGTCGGATTGTTCGTCCTGTTGCTTGCACCCGACGCGTTCTTGCCATTGCGCCAGGTCGGCGCGCAGTTCCACGCCGCCACCGAGGGTGTGCAGGCAACACGCGACGTGCTCGATTTGCTTGATGAGGCAACGGTGGCCACCCCTCGTGTCGCGGCGAAACGCGGCGGCGAGCTCGTCCTCAGCAATGTGCGGGTGATGCGCGGCACGCACGAGCTGGCTCCCGTTTCGTTTGTCGCGGATCGCGGAACCATTACTGCCCTCGGTGGGGCAAGTGGCTCCGGCAAGTCGAGTGTTTTTGCCGCACTCCGCGGCGCGGCCCCGTTCAGCGGATCGTGCACATTCGGAGGCGTCTCGACCGCTGAAATGGATCCGTCCACATGGCTCGCGTGGGCTGGACAATCGCCCATGCTTTTCGCTGGCACTGTCGCGACGAACGTCACCCTCGGCTCGGTGACCGATGACGCGGTCATCACGTGGGCGCTACGCACGGCGGGCGCCGCAGAAATTACCGCCGATACTCGGATCGCAGCCGATGGTTCCGGTCTATCAGGAGGCCAAGCACAACGCGTCGCCGTCGCACGAGCGCTGTACCGCTGGCGGGTCGGTGCCGCCGATGTGATCGCCCTCGATGAACCCTCAAGCGCGCTCGACGCTGACGCGGAGGCCGTGCTGTGGGACGGCCTGCGCCAGGTCGCCGATGAGGGTGCCACGGTGCTGCTCATCTCACACCGGCCTTCCGCGTTTGCCATGGCGGACGCGATTGTCACGATGACGGAGGTGCACGCATGACCACCACGCGTGACGTGCTTCGGGCTGCAATGCCGAGCCGTAAGAAGTTCGCGCTCGCCCTGTTCTGGGGCTTTCTATCGGCATCGGCTGCCGTCGCCCTCCTGACCGTGAGCGGCTGGCTTATCGTGTCGGCAGCCATCGTCAACTCGCTCATCTACCTGAATGTCGCGATCGTGGGTGTGCGATTCTTCGCCACGTCACGCGCCGTTTTTCGCTACCTTGAGCGTCTGTCGAGCCACGAGGCCGCCTTCGGACACCTCGCGAAGAGCCGTTCGGATATCGTTCGTCGCCTCACTCCCCTCTCCCCTGCGGGTATGGGGCGCACCGAACAGTCGGGTGTGCTCGCAACGCTCGTTGACGATGTTGACGAACTGCAGAACCTGTCGCTACGTGTAGTACAACCGCTCGTCGTGGGAGCCGCTGTCTCCCTCGGCGCCATCGCTGTTGTGACGATCATCTGGCCTCTGGCCGGTCTCACCCTGTTCATCTGTCTGGCCGCTGCAACCGCCGTCGCAATCACGCTGGGGTGGGCGGCAGGTGCGCGCGCCGAGCGTTCGATCGCGGCCGCCCGCGCGCGGCTCTCGCACGCCGTCACCGCGTACATTCAGGGCTTCGATGTGCTGAGCGCTTACGGCACAGAGCCCGACGCACGCGAGCACGTGTTCGCTGCGGATACCGAGCTGCGCACGGCGCTCACGCGAGCCACAAGCGCACAGGGTATTTCCTCCGCCGTGGTCTCGTTGATGGCTGGGCTCGCGTCGATCATGGCACTCGCCGTCGGCACCCCCGCCGTCCTGGCTGGCACGCTTGACCCGGCGTGGTTCGCCGTCACCGTGCTTGTTCCGATGGCCGTCTTCGATGTCTTCGCCACGGTTCCGGCCGCCGCGAGCGCCTGGCGCCTCGTGCACACCAGCGCCGAGCGTATCGCCGCGGTGGTCCCCGATGAGATTCCCGCTGAGCTTGTTGTGGACGAGGGTTCCGGTGCGCAGCCGTCAGGCACGGCAATTCAGCTCCGAGGCGCATCGGTGTCATGGCCTGGAGGGCCCGACATCTTGCGCGGAGCTGACCTCGACATCGCGCCAGGCGAGCGGGTGCTGATTACCGGGTCAAGCGGAACCGGTAAGTCGACTCTGGCGTACGCGTTGGCCCGCTTCTTGGAGGTACGCGGCGCGTTCACGATCGGCGGCACCGACGCCTCCGGCCTCTCCCCCGCAGGCGTACGCACGCGCGTTGGCCTGTGCGAACAGAATCCCTACCTGTTTGATGAAGACATTCGGCAGAACCTGCTGTTCGCCCGCGATACCGCGACCGACGACGAGCTCTTCACCGTGCTCGAGCGGGTGGGTCTTGCCGATTGGGCGCGCGCTCGTGGCGGCCTGGATGCACGCGTTGGTGAGCGTGGGGCACTTGTGTCAGGCGGTCAGGCCCAGCGTATTGCGCTCGCCCGCGCCCTGCTACGCGGTTTTGATGTGCTGATTCTGGATGAGCCAACGGCAGGAGTAGACGGCGATACCTCCGATGCGTTGCTCACCGACCTCTTGACCGCTGCCGGTGATGACAATCGCACGGTGGTGTTGATCTCCCACGTCGCGCCGCCCGCTGGGCTCATCAATCGCACGCTTCGCCTGCGGGATGGCAAGCTCGTCGCCTAGGCAGCACGTAGCACAGCACTTGCATAGGGCTCCCGGAGTTCTTCCACCCGAGGTTCCTACGATGAGGGCGTGAAGACTCCCGTGAAAGTCGCGCTTGCTACCGGTGTTGTTATTCTCCTGGCGTTGGCCGCTGCCCTGGGCTATGTGCTGACCCAGCGCACCGACGATGTGCAGCCGGATGACGCGCAGAGCACTGCCCAGGTGATGCGGGAAGACTCTCACGTTCTCGATGCCGGCGGCGCTGGTTCCGTCCGCATCGTCGAGTTCTTGGACTTCGAATGTGAAGTATGCGCCGCGTTCTACCCGATCGTTGAAGACCTGCGTGACGAGTACGCTGGCCGCATCACATACGTCGTGCGCTACCTGCCCCTACCGGGGCACGAGAACTCCGCAACGTCAGCGCTCGCAGCGCAGGCGGCGGCCGAGCAGGGACGATTCGAAGACATGTATCACCTGCTGCTGAGCAGGCAGGCCGAGTGGGGCGAAGTCACCCAGTCGCAGAGCCCCATCTTCCGTGGGTACGCTGAGGAGCTCGGCCTCGACATGGACGCGTACGATGCCAGTGTCACCAGCACCGCAAGCCTCGAGCGGGTCAAGGCTGACTTCGATGAGGCCACAGCGCTCGGTGTGACCGGGGCGCCAACGTTCTTCGTCGATGACAAGCAACTTGTGCTGCGCGATTTTGATGATCTTGAAGCCGCCATCGTCGACGCGCTCGACGATGGCAAATAGATACGGTCAGAGGAGCATGCCGTAGGCGGCGCCACCCTCAGACTCAAGTTGCTCGAAGCCCAGCTTCTCGTAGAAGCGCTGAGCGTTCTCGTTGTCGAGTGACGCGACAAGATGCAATCCGCGCACGCGCTCCTCACGAAGTTGCGCGAGGAGTGCCTCGATCAGCGTGCGTCCCCATCCCCCGCCGCGCAGATCATCAAGCAGGTTGATGTGCAGATGCGCGGGATACTGCGACGCGAATCGAGCCGCATCATCACGGCGGCGCGTGAGACCGTTGATGAGGTTCAACGTGCCTTCGTCGGCCCCGCCGCGGTAAGCGGCGTCGCGCTCAGGCCACCACGAGTCGATGAACCACTCTTCGAACGCCGTCGTGTCCGGGGTTGCAACGAGGTAGCCTTTTGCCCCGTCACCGTCATCGACGACCCATGCCCAGTGCGGATCCCGCACCGCATACGGAACCGCGTAGATGTCGCCGAGGATCCGGTCGTCACTGAACCGGCCGGTTGCGTCGTGCCCGGATGCGCCAGTCAATAGGCAGATTTGGGTGAGGGCGTCAGCGTCTCGGGGTTCGTACCGCCGCAGTGTGGCGCTCATGATCTTCTCTCT
This window encodes:
- the cydD gene encoding thiol reductant ABC exporter subunit CydD; translated protein: MLRHARSARGFFGAQAVISLLSTAAIIAFAWLITHAIVGAVEGTGTIGAVLAVLTLVVVVRAAMVWATERVSARAAARVGSQLRTALITAISARGSAWLASQNSAQLTLTATRGLGALDAYFGRFLPQLVATMVTTPILVAVMWLQDFPTGITLLITLPLIPLFMILIGLATRTVQEKQWNTLQKLAVRFADTVQGLATLRIFGRAERAAASVERSSNEYRVATMKVLRVTFLSGFALELLSSLAVALIAVSVGLRLLSGDLELSVGLFVLLLAPDAFLPLRQVGAQFHAATEGVQATRDVLDLLDEATVATPRVAAKRGGELVLSNVRVMRGTHELAPVSFVADRGTITALGGASGSGKSSVFAALRGAAPFSGSCTFGGVSTAEMDPSTWLAWAGQSPMLFAGTVATNVTLGSVTDDAVITWALRTAGAAEITADTRIAADGSGLSGGQAQRVAVARALYRWRVGAADVIALDEPSSALDADAEAVLWDGLRQVADEGATVLLISHRPSAFAMADAIVTMTEVHA
- the cydC gene encoding thiol reductant ABC exporter subunit CydC, with amino-acid sequence MTTTRDVLRAAMPSRKKFALALFWGFLSASAAVALLTVSGWLIVSAAIVNSLIYLNVAIVGVRFFATSRAVFRYLERLSSHEAAFGHLAKSRSDIVRRLTPLSPAGMGRTEQSGVLATLVDDVDELQNLSLRVVQPLVVGAAVSLGAIAVVTIIWPLAGLTLFICLAAATAVAITLGWAAGARAERSIAAARARLSHAVTAYIQGFDVLSAYGTEPDAREHVFAADTELRTALTRATSAQGISSAVVSLMAGLASIMALAVGTPAVLAGTLDPAWFAVTVLVPMAVFDVFATVPAAASAWRLVHTSAERIAAVVPDEIPAELVVDEGSGAQPSGTAIQLRGASVSWPGGPDILRGADLDIAPGERVLITGSSGTGKSTLAYALARFLEVRGAFTIGGTDASGLSPAGVRTRVGLCEQNPYLFDEDIRQNLLFARDTATDDELFTVLERVGLADWARARGGLDARVGERGALVSGGQAQRIALARALLRGFDVLILDEPTAGVDGDTSDALLTDLLTAAGDDNRTVVLISHVAPPAGLINRTLRLRDGKLVA
- a CDS encoding thioredoxin domain-containing protein, whose product is MKTPVKVALATGVVILLALAAALGYVLTQRTDDVQPDDAQSTAQVMREDSHVLDAGGAGSVRIVEFLDFECEVCAAFYPIVEDLRDEYAGRITYVVRYLPLPGHENSATSALAAQAAAEQGRFEDMYHLLLSRQAEWGEVTQSQSPIFRGYAEELGLDMDAYDASVTSTASLERVKADFDEATALGVTGAPTFFVDDKQLVLRDFDDLEAAIVDALDDGK
- a CDS encoding N-acetyltransferase, coding for MSATLRRYEPRDADALTQICLLTGASGHDATGRFSDDRILGDIYAVPYAVRDPHWAWVVDDGDGAKGYLVATPDTTAFEEWFIDSWWPERDAAYRGGADEGTLNLINGLTRRRDDAARFASQYPAHLHINLLDDLRGGGWGRTLIEALLAQLREERVRGLHLVASLDNENAQRFYEKLGFEQLESEGGAAYGMLL